The Scleropages formosus chromosome 3, fSclFor1.1, whole genome shotgun sequence genome contains the following window.
GCTCATAGCAGATTAACCAATTAATCTAAAGAAATGCAGactctttttttcattaatttaattaataccGTATACTTTACATGGCTATGAATGATGTGCAGTTTACACATTTCAGGAAATGGTTGGTACTATGTAATGCCTCACTTCATTTTGAAACCTTCAGACTTGCAGAGGTATATTTAATAGATACCGGTAGTTTGTGTCGCAATCATGAGCTAAAATACCACATATTGCAGTTActggaatttaattttattgaggGTAAGCGAAACGCAGTCAAAATGTTTATAAGTGTTGTATTTTTGGCATCATTTCTGACATGATAGTgatgaaaagataaaaatgtactgtaactgtGAGGTAGTAGAGAAGTGGCTTGTAATTGCTGCTTTGTGTACCGTCAGTCCTTTTCATGGGCAAATGATGTTAAGGGCTTTCCCCCAATACATTAATAATGGCCATCTTTCCACTCATCTTCTGTAACCACTTATTCAATTATAGTGAAAATAATCTGGAGCCAATGTCAGGAAGTATAGTCtggacacaccctggatagaCAGCTGGCCCATTGTAACAGTCACATGCACCCACAGTCATGCTCGGGGGCAGTTTAGTGTCACAGATACTCTGAAATCTGGCATGCAACCAGAATATTGTGGGTAACCTGCACAATCTCCACAAAGGACAAAGCTGTGGCTGGATCTGaggctgtgaagcagcagcactacctgctgagtCACCATGGTGCCCTCAGTGATGATTATACTTCTCTTAAAGGCCTCCATTGTTCTTAATGCCACGCAGACAAGTGGGCATCATCAGGAAATGACACTAGTGATCTTTATGATAGctgtttcatttactttttatcaATCCAGAAAGCACCATATCACAGTTCTCATGAGCTTGCCTTGGGAAAATTGAGAGGGCTCCATCACAACCACAGCAGGCTTTTGGCTGTCCAGTTGTGAGGCGTGTACAGCTAATGTTTATACGCATTATCTTAATAACATGCATAATGTAATTCAGTTGAAGCTCATGTGATTTTCTTCAGTGAAGTACATCACGATTTCTTCATGTATTTGCTGAGCAAATAATGTTTTACCTCTGCTTGAACCCGGTCTGTGTTGGCCTGATTGTCACATCACGTGTGCTGTTAAGAAGCTCTGTAGCTGCAAGTTTTAAAAGCAAGAGTCTGTGatgcatctacatttacatttattcatttagctgacacttttcttcaaagcggcTTACAGTcttattatacagctgggtaattttactggatctaGTGTCCATTCCGATcatattatgtgtgtgtatttttcccaGTAACTAATCGAGCCAAAAAAAGTCGACATTAAGCAACGTTGAATACAATTATAATAAGCGAAAAGCGTCCCAGGCAGTTATCGTGCCGTTTTCTGGTGTGGTTTGCAGATTTGCACTGGCTATCGTTCACTATGTGCTTGTCAGGTTTCGGGTTTCGGCAGTCATTCACCCAGGCTATAGTGCTCTGCAAGTCTGTGGCTGTAGTTCCGGTAAAGCAGGTTCCTCCCAAATGCCAGTCATTCTCTTATTGCCGCACACTTTGGAATCTCAGCTATTAATGTAAACACTGAGAATGAACAGCTCTGTATAAGGTTAGCAtgatttaatatataaaaaaatgaacaaatgaatgaatgagctttattgccaagtatgtttacccATACAAGGAATTAGTCTCGGTGACAgtaacttccacagcacagacagaatgacagtgacaagacataGATAATAAAAAGTAGAGTGTgctaataaaagattaaaaatatatatatagagtataaagtacacaatatacaaaatagacactagacatatgtttgtacaggtatgttatgtACAATGCGAGGGATGACATCATGCTTAAGCTGTATCATCAGTTGAAGTACCACATCTTGCAAAACTTCTTCATTCCAGAATTTTTGGGTAGAAAGAAATCAAATTAGCTTGTATGTTCTCTAATGCAGAGAATATTAAACATGTAAAGAATTGTGTGGAGTTATATGGGAAAAAATACTATTCATTGTTGGCCAGTGATATGACTTTCATCTGtgatataaatacacacacacacacacacacacacacacacacacacacacacacacacacacacacacactttctgaaccgcttgtcccatatggggtcgcggggaaccggagcctaacccagcaattcagggcatgaggctggagggggaggggacacacccaggacgggacggcagtccgtcgcaaggcaccccaagcgggactcgaaccccagacccactggagagcaggagccagtccaacccactgtagcaccgcgccccctatgatataaatatttttcaaatttttttctccccagggaagcctttgtgtgtgttcttggtAGGTTTAAATGACTGACACTTAGCAAAACATTGTGCTAACTGTGTTCTCAAAGCTCCAGATTTACTGCAAGTCCATCTATGTGGATTTCCTACATTTACCCAGATTTTTGTGGGATTTACACTCACTTTGAGTCTcctttacatttcaaaaatgacTAACAAGATTGCTCTACTGTTTTGTACATTATCCAGTAGTACTGCTCTGTGACACATTTTTGGCACTTTGCAGGGATTTTTCAGCAAGCGTTTAAAAGGTTCTATCAAGAGAACAAGAAGTCAGACCAAACTGGATCGTAACGCAAGCTTTCGCCTACCTTCGTTGAGAATTACGGACAATGACAGGTAAACACGTTGCACTGGCAAGCGTAGTAAGGATGACACAAAATTGTTTGCTGCAGGGCAGGCTGTTTGTGCTGATTGTCACCTCATTGATCTGTTAACGCTGTTATATTTGGCTTAAGAATAAGGCACATGAACTCTAACAAGTGCTGCTGTGAAAATAATTCAGAAGAACAATTCTTGTTATAAGAAATTAACACACATTGTGCTGTGAATGAAAGCAATCTCTTAAACTCAAGATGTCACGCTATGTCCTGTTCAGATTCTGCTGAGGCATGTGCAGAAATGTGTaattgatattttaaatatattgattTTATTCTCGAAATGTCACCTTTACAGGCTTTCAGTGTTCAAAGTTAGAATTTTATCCTTCAAAAAGAAATTTATTCTGAAACATTGTTCCCACAATTGCTCCGATTAGTTGATTTCACTAGTTTAAAGAGCAGGTCTTTGAGGAGTTGTAACCCAGTCCTAACGTTGTCTGATCAAGACTGAAATTACGAAAACAAAGGGTTTTCACACACGTACATGTTTAAGGGATTGCTGCTAATGGGAGAAAGTAAGAGCAAGTGTGAAGTCCTTGCAGAGTTCCCTTCATAAACCAACTCtaaatacatttgtattatgATATCAGAAAAAAGCAGGCATTTTATGTAAGATGAGTGTACATAAAATTACATTCTTGTACTTCAGGAAGCTGGTAACAACAAGCAAggctttttactgcagtaactaTTTGAACTTTTCACCTGTTACCGGtgtacctttttgttttttacaccaGGATGACCTAGCTGTTTTGGCCATCTTTTGAAAAGCATATTACCACAGCAACTACTTCAACATTTTTACCCATATATCTGCTGCCATTACTGTTATAAATTGTCTTAGATGACATGGCAGTTTTTGCTATCATCTAAGTATGTCTACTTGCACGTGCCAAACGTACTGATTTTGTTATTCGCGTGAATTtacatacctttttttttttttccttttttttttgcatatcaGTTGCACAATGCTGGCCCTGCTCTTGTGTTTGTTAGATGTCACTCTGCCTTTCATCTCCCTGTCCAATCTATAGTTTGATATGGGCACATTTTGTAAGCAGGTGTCTGTTCACCTTATAATACTGGTATAAATCTGTCctgaacacagaaaaacataCCAAAATGACATGTCCCTTATACGTTAAAAAATGTGGCTAATCCCTTTAACTTGTTtttgaacactttgtatttttggTATAATAAAGTGCTGACTCCCTGTCTGTCCAGGCCATCTGTACACAAGCTCtgggtgtgtttttcttctgatAACCAGTTTTCGCTGTTGTATTCTCACAAGCTACTGAGTGTACTGTTGTCCTGTTCAGTCTGTTTCCGTCACACTCCTCCTATCTGAAGCAGAGCCTCCTTGTAGGCACACTCCCATGGAAACGGACCCTGGTGGCACAGGGGTTGCCAGACCAGGCCCTTGTTTATTACTTGTGAAATAAATGAGCAACGTTAACAGGAGAGTCGGAGCACCTCGCTCTCATACATTCGTTTTCAGTGGTGTAGCAGTGACAAAAAATGACTCGGTAGTCTCAGTCAGGGTTTGCAAAGGATATCTGAGCTAACTCGGTGGAGCTGTTTTTGTTACGTGGACGGGCAAGATACGTATTGCTATGCTCTGGGATTCTTCTGTCAAGTGGCTGTTTAGTTGTTTCTCGTAGGTatatgtgcatttttcttttttcttgggATTTGATAGCGATACCGTGTATatcttgaaataattttttgaaattGGATCCAGTTGTTAAATTGTCAACTGAAAGAGGTTTCCTGGAAATTTTGAGAGACTCTTGCTTGCACTCATGATATTTGAGTGTGTCATGGTATGACCAacaggaacagctttttttgttttgttttagcaGCTGTGTTTTACGGTAGTCTATAGATGTAGAGAattttgatactttttttttcttttcgtttcTGACATTTAATCTGTGGTGTTTGACATCCAGGTCTCGGGGTTTGTCAAAACTCAAGGAATCGCATTCACATGAGTCTCTGCTGAGTCCAGCCGGTGCAGTGGAGACACTGGACTTGAGCATGGAAGAAAACGTGCTAATCAAGCCTCTGCACAGCAGCATCCTGGGTCAGGAGTTCTGCTTTGAGGTAAACATCACTCAGCAACCTATAGTGCAATTCGTACTGCACAAAATATGATAGACTGTAGAACACCGTGGGCCCTTTTAACACTTTGAACACTTTATGTATCATCACGGCAGTCgatgtgttgtttttgtgcctttttttccccccccttatATTTTCAATACTACCCCCACTGTAGTGATTAATGTGTGGCTGTAACTGATAGATTTTCAGCGCACATCTCAGAAGAGGTCTGGAAAAAGTACCTAAACAATATTGCTTTATCAAATATCCATCTGTAATGTACATTTGTCAGCTTTTCTTCACATGAAACCTTGATAAGCAACTGCATTAAATAAAGGCCAAACTTCTTAAAAGTTTAAGAACATTTCTTTTGtccttctttattttctttgatcTTCAGTAGGTTTTTATCCTTGTCTCCCTTGATGGTAGTGTGTGCCTGACACCTCTTTGGGTATAAAAGTTGTTATTCTTGCCATGGACTCAAGTGAGACATAGCCTCCAGAAAAATACACTAAAGCACACAGGAGACTGGGCTGTTGCTGTCCAGTGTTGCAGGGCAGTGCATTAAGCATCTTCTGCAGCAGGTCACCCAGGGGAGTCATTTCATTGTAAGGGTGTAACAGAAAATTTACTACGTactggttacatttacatgtattcatttagcagatacttttgcCCAAGCGatgtatatctcagcaaaagttcAGTGGTTAATGGCTAATGGTGTATCTGTTAAGTCCTGTTCTGGGATTTTGTTGATACCCCTTTAAAGAAAGGAGTTTTTGCAAGAAAATGGATAAACTAATCCTGTCTGCAGAATCGTCAAAAATACACTATTTGTCCTTTTTCCAAGTACATTTTCCCAGTAgtatttcttttgaaatgacTAAGTTCTTGTGCTAGCATTCCTTTtaacaaaatatatgtaaagaAGCTAAATTTTATCTTTGATCATTTAGATCAGTGCCAGGAAACTGTCTAAAAATATGTGACAAAATATAACTACTACTTTGTTTGTTGTATAATTTTCACATATATTCTGAAGGTCATAGTTATGGGAGACGTAGTTCAGATGTCGTATAATTATAATTGCTAAAACATAGCTGCTAACAAATACTGTGGCTTTTTCTGTAAGCTGTTCTCACACACCTTAGGTGGTACAATGAAATGGCTTCATGACCATTGACTagacattttttgttcttttttccctgTAGGTAACGTACTCTGGTGGCAGCAAGTTTTTCAGCTGCTCCTCAGCAGCTGAGCGAGACAAGTGGATGGAGAACCTAAAAAGAACCGTCCAACCCAACAAGGTGAGAGCCGATGGTAAAAGAATGTGGGCAAACTCCTGGCCCAAAACTGCCTTCTTCAAAATGACTGCAGAATCTCATTGTCCTTGGTATATGTCATGGTTACAAATGCTAAAAATGGATTTCTGACTTAGGACAATTGCAGACGGGCTGAGAACCTGCTTCGCCTTTGGATTATCGAGGCCAAGGATTTACCTCCCAAAAAGAAGTACTTTTGCGAGTTGTGCCTGGACGACGTGCTTTATGCCCGGACCACCAGCAAGACCAGAGCTGACAGTCTCTTCTGGGGAGAGCACTTTGAGTTTTACAGCTTACCTCCAATACGCAGTGTCACTGTCCACATCTACAAGGACATggacaaaaagaagaagaaggacaaaAATAACTATGTGGGCCTGGTCAACATCCCAGTTGCAAGCATATCAGGCAGACAGTTTATAGAGAAATGGTATCCAGTGAGCACCCCTACCACCAGCaaggggaaggtgggggggcCTTCTATCCGCATTAAGTCACGTTTCCAGACCATCTCCATCCTGCCAATGGAGCAGTACAAAGAGTTTGCAGAGTTCATTACCACCAACTACAGTatgctgtgctctgtgttggaGCCAGTGATTAGTGTGAAGAACAAGGAGGAAATGGCCTCAGCACTGGTGCACATtctgcagagcacaggaagagcCAAGGTACAGCATCCTACTTCATTTTAGTAGCTGATTCCAGCCCTACCCTTTGCTGACCTTGCTCTTGTCGCTTCAAATGCAGGTCTTTCATCTCCTTGTCTTTTATAAGACCAGCTTCTTGTACTCACTGTCAAATGATGCAAAGTCACATCCATGGTTTTCTCTTGGCTTGTGGCTAGTTTGCTAGCAAAAACTCAGAGTTGTTTCCAGGCCACTGATCAGGTTTCCTTGTCTCAGTAGGACTTCCTCACTGATCTGGTGATGTCTGAGGTAGACCGCTGTGCAGAACATGATGTGCTGATCTTCAGGGAGAACACACTAGCCACCAAAGCAATCGAGGAATACCTCAAACTGGTGGGACAGAAATACCTGCATGATGCACTGGGTGAGTCCAAAAATATATTCTGTAGTGTTTAGGTACCATAACTGGTTGCTTCATTTATCGATGCATAACTGATGCACCATCTATAACAATGTATGTGACCTTATACTGTAAACTGTGGTCTCAATTTTGCAGGAGAGTTTATCAAGGCACTGTATGAGTCTGACGAAAACTGTGAGGTGGATCCTAGCAAGTGCTCCGGCAGCGACCTCCTAGAGCACCAGAGCAACTTGAAAATGTGCTGCGAGTTGGCTTTCTGCAAGATTATCAACTCCTACTGGTGAGACCAGCTTTGCCCAGGGTCCCTCCAcacataatatttacattacatttattagctgaaacttttctccaaagcaacttacagtgttaagatacttagttgtttatccttttatacagctaggtaattttacttgagcaatttagggtaagtactttgctcacgggtactacagccagaggcgagattcaaacctgcaacctttgggtccaaaggcaggagctctaaccagtacaatACCTGCTGTCCACACAGCACTGGCACTTCCTGAGCCAGTTTAAACAGGCCTTTCCTCTTCTCTGTCGGTATCTGTGCTCATGGCTGATGTTGTGCATGCTCTCTACTCTCAGTGTATTTCCACGGGAACTGAAGGAGGTCTTTGCAGCATGGAAACAGCAGTGTGCCTCTCGCGGAAAGCAGGACATCAGCAAGCGTCTCATAAGCGCTTCTCTCTTCCTGCGCTTCCTCTGCCCTGCCATCATGTCCCCCTCGTTGTTCAACCTCATGCAAGAGTACCCCGATGACCGGACCTCCAGGACCCTCACATTGATTGCTAAAGTTATACAGAACCTGGCCAATTTCACCAAGTATGTTTTTCAGCATGGGGTGGCCTTGTAAATTGCAGAATTTTCAGACATTGTTTCCGGGAATTCTTTGCTGATGTGTGCTTTGTCATACACACTTTGTTTTCATACAACATACAGCAAATCCAAAATATTGTGCTGTATTTTGTTAGTGCTGTTATTGCTGCTTCTATTAGAGATGGAACAACACCACCTTGAGGAGGCCATTGTGCACTGGGTGGTTCATGTATGTAATGTTGTTTGACTAAAACCCAAGTTTATGTCTTGTTACCGCAGCAGTTTTCCCTTCCACAAATTAAGAGCTAAATATTTGCCACaatgagcaaaaaatgtttaaaaagtctTAAGCGTAAGATAAACATTTCCTGAGACCTTTTTCAGTAACTGTTATAACTGACTTTTAAACAACTGGACTACATGCtcaacattttcctctctgtaaTCATTGGTCTCACAGATTTGGCAACAAAGAGGAGTACATGGCCTTCATGAATGACTTCTTGGAGCATGAATGGGCAGGCATGAAACGATTCCTGCTTGAGATCTCCAATCCAGACACCATCTCCAACACTCCAGTGTTTGAGGGCTACATCGATTTGGGCCGGGAGCTCTCTGTCCTGCACTCCCTCCTCTGGGAGGTTGTCTCTCAGCTGGACAAGGTACTGCCGGTAACCTATCTTTCCCTTGTGCAGGACAGTCCAGCAGAGCAGCTCTAAGGTCACAAGCCAACCAAGACTGTGTCCCGTTTGCATACATGTTACACGCTTGCATAGGCATGGATCACTGTGTGCTTTTCTTGTTCCTGCTTTTAAACTTAAAACCAAAGCAAACTGAACTGAGGAAGTAGTGAGCAGGGAGACATTTAGCCAACCTGTATACCTAATGactaatttttatattttgaaatgatgtACTGCTGTTGTAGTAAACTTAGTCAAATTACTTTATCTCGTTAAGAAGTATTAAGTTACAAAAACCAAAcgtactttattaatttattaactaAATCTGTTGGTATTTAAATAACCGGCTACTATACACAGTAATTCCTGTCCCCAAATTCTCCTAATTTGAAGCATGTTTCTTTTGACCAAATAACCTCTGCccagttgtttttttaatttagtgtttttttttattattattttattttattttattttaactacTCCACCTGGACTCACCAGCTCCTGtttgatttttcttctgttgcATGTCATGCGTATGATTTTGGAATGGCTGTCATAAGTTAGAGGCAtgtattgttgtttttcttattttttttattcctaatTTCgttctcctttgtttttcctttcctccttaTGTTCTGCCTTGTTCTATCACTGTTTTCCTTTCCAAATCTACCACCCCTGCCACCCGTCATGTGTTTCCATGGTTGCGCTGCCCTGCCACCAATGCATTATGGTACCCTTGCGACCGACCAACCCTCTGCAATCCCAATCGAACGTGCCTGGGGGACGTGACTGCTGCCTGCCGTGGTAATGTGCAACCCAGGGTGAAAATTCCTTCCTGCAGGCAACAGTGGCCAAGCTGGGCCCTCTGCCCCGCATACTGGGTGACATCGCTCGCTTGCTGTCCAGCCCTACTCcccttctgcagcagttacatCGATTCCAGGAGCACAGTTCGTCACAGAACATCAGCGCCAGTATCTCCTCCAGTCTCCAAAGGATATTTGAAGAGCCAGCCTCCAGGTAGGGCCCCTTACACCTTGTTAATATTACTTTTAAACTGCACTGCATTCCAACATTATTCTGCCTTCaccatgaaacatttttctttttttttttcttaaacttagtacaagaacatgcaagcttGCATCTGTTTTCAATGACACAAACTTTAATaatgcacaaataaaaatggtttGTACACATAATGGTAGCATTTATAAGGGTAAATAAGCAAGGTTTGGTTGGAGTAGCAGAGATGGAATTGTAAAGAGTTGTTTGCTTTTCACATTCATTCTACAGTGAGACACGCATCAAGCCCCCAGCCCAGGAGTACACGGACAACTACTGTCGTGCGAAGCGACCCCTCTTGGTCCAGCAGTCGTCCACACAGAGCATGAGCTTCTCTGAAAGGGAGGAGCGCGAGAACTCGCTTCACAATGGCCGTAGCATCTCCCTCATGGACTTGCAGGATTCTCACCTGGTCCAGGACGAGCGGGTCACTCGACACGAAGTCCATTCCAGACTCGGTCGCATGGGCTCACAGCTTTCTGTTGGTGACTTGCCCCTCCCGCATGCCCCTCTTCAGTCCTTCAACTCCAAGCCCCCAGTGCGGGAAAACTTGCCCCAAAGTGCCCCCCAGGTGCGGAGGCCCCTGCACCCTGCTGTCAGCCAGCATGGAGGCCTCCAGCCACTGTCCTTCCAGAATCCTGTCTACCATCTGATCAACCCACCACCACGGCTCACGCCATCCCTTCAGCTGGCTTCAAGCTCTGAGAACCTGAGCACAGAGAGCTCACCCAGCCACAGCCACGTGGAAGAGCTGTGTCAAGGGGAGCGGGTGAACAAGGCAAGTGGGCCCTCCAACAGTAGTGTTGAAGAACGTGGTGGGCGCACTGCACAAAGTGAGGAGGGCCCAGCACCGTGCCACAACACACAGCCCCAGCCAGCCTCCACACCTCAACCAAGCGCCCCAGATACCAGCCCTATCGTCAGGGGGATGCAGACTCCCCGCTCCTTACCCCACAGCACCTCCTTTCAGAGTAACAGCAGTAACAATGAAGCAGCCCAACAAGACGGCTTTTCCCGCCAGCAGTCATCATCATCCAGAGGCAGTCCCATGCCTGAAGTCAAGGGGGTGTTGAAGCAGCAGATTGCCCTGAAGGTATTTCCTTTTCAGAAATGCACGCATACAAATGATTACATTCGCACATAGAGCAAAGCAAAACCGGGCAAAGGGGATTAGTGTCAACTTGAAGAGTTGTGACACTGGGCGggttgtcttggtgacaggtgCAGTCGCCCGTGGAATCCGTCACCATGTCCCCAGTGGAGAGGACAGCTGCGTGGGTGCTGAATAACGGACAATatgaagatgaggaggaagaggagcagagcCAGGACTGCAACAAATATGTAGAAAAGGTAAAGAGGTGTATCGTAATAATGAGGAGTAAGTGAACGTATAATATTGTaattctgcaggaaaaaaagatgtaaagcTTTAAACGTCGTAGTAGTGAATTCAAATACCTTTGTTGCACTATTCCAGACTATATTTGGTTCACTATATTACTGGAGTAACATTAGTGAAGTGATTGATTAAGAAGTTGTATGGCCCCTGTGCCCCTGCAGTATGAGCTTGAGATCGCCAAACTGAAGGACCGCCTGCGAGCATCCAGTCGCCGACTAGGAGAGTATGAGCGCCGCCTGCTGGCCCAGGAGCAGCAGATGCAGAAGCTCCTACAAGAGTACAAAATGCGCTTGGAGGACAGCGAGGAGAGGCTGCGgcggcagcaggaggagaaggatgCCCAGATGAAGAGCATCATCTGCAGGTATCCTTTGTCACTTTGCCAGAAAAATAGATTAACATCCGCAAATCATCTCCTTTCAGCCTGCATCCACCAGATGGTGGAGATTTTGCCCCCACTGCCATCGAAACTTAGATCTTCTGAGCATAAAGTGTTTAAGTCCAGAAATACTGTTAAATTGGTCTGAGTACTTTGTTCATCTTTGGTTCATCTGCTCCTTTTGTCACAGATTAATGGCAGTGGAGGAAGAACTGAAGAGGGACCATGCAGAGATGCAAGCAGTAATAGATGCTAAGCAGAAGATTATTGACGCACAGGTATAGTTACTAGACTGAATAATGGGGACATGTAAAAATTAACGTGTATATACACAGCACATTAATTTGGTGCTAAGCCTCAGTAGCCTTTGAATCAGTGTTTGATCATATTTCCATCTGAGATTGTGATTGTGCTGTGTGATCACCTGTACATTTTGATCCAAAGAGCTGCATTACAGGTagctgcatgatttttttttttttttttttttttttttggactacATTCTCAGGAGAAGAGAATCAGCTCACTGGATGCTGCCAACTGCCGGCTGATGAGTGCCCTCACCCAAGTGAAGGAGCGCTACAGCTTGCACAATTTACGCAATGGCATTTCACCCACCAGCCCCACCAAACTGTCCATTACTGAGAACGGGGAGTTTAAGAACAGCAGCTGCTGACAGCGCTGTTTCCAGTAACGCCACCTGGTGGGCTCACAATCACTGCAGTTGGTCATTTGCCCATTTTCAAGTCTTTCATGGAAGGTCTGCTCTGAAATTGTGCACATCTGTGGTCTAGTATTGGTCTTgtataaagatttaaaaaaaaaactgtcaagtAGAGGACAAATTGTAACTCTGTGCATTGGGACAAGTGCTTAAATATGGTAATGAGTGCATATATTTGCAGTTTATacatgtattttcttcactgcagtgctagaaaacagtttaaaattgattttaaagtaTTGTGTAATTTAGAGACAATATAGCAGGCGGATGTACATATCGTAAAGTTCTAAGTTGGGAAGGATTCATGGATAAATAGCTGTGTGTAATGAATTACAGTTTTATGCACTGTTTGGCTGatcctttttaattttatttttttatgtcttgtattcattttgaaaaaaacagatgtttttattaatttaaatgcaacGTGATCCAGCCATGAA
Protein-coding sequences here:
- the rasal2 gene encoding ras GTPase-activating protein nGAP isoform X2, which gives rise to MSLRRKQKDHGSPQCLLNQDCLNAYQWQQPVRPKLYHSSQLVPGQLLDNYKWTTISKLRVLKLGDYGDHSMEGCRASRTQQSFSGQLKQTGQGGTPPLRNRIPFYRSFSEPRATAYSEKPVLRQVMSDAEQGSLSFHDLFSSMSRRVSRILKPKEDIGPDAADDGVKGPPTHRLSCGQSSYSDPHLWERKYCLLTDSRLILLNKEEEPCPQVPMEAIHGSPKESKGRSLRRTVSVPSEGQFPDFQPDGASKLEISAERSPRRRSISGLGSTEKNICVDGPNTSPFKVPGFFSKRLKGSIKRTRSQTKLDRNASFRLPSLRITDNDRSRGLSKLKESHSHESLLSPAGAVETLDLSMEENVLIKPLHSSILGQEFCFEVTYSGGSKFFSCSSAAERDKWMENLKRTVQPNKDNCRRAENLLRLWIIEAKDLPPKKKYFCELCLDDVLYARTTSKTRADSLFWGEHFEFYSLPPIRSVTVHIYKDMDKKKKKDKNNYVGLVNIPVASISGRQFIEKWYPVSTPTTSKGKVGGPSIRIKSRFQTISILPMEQYKEFAEFITTNYSMLCSVLEPVISVKNKEEMASALVHILQSTGRAKDFLTDLVMSEVDRCAEHDVLIFRENTLATKAIEEYLKLVGQKYLHDALGEFIKALYESDENCEVDPSKCSGSDLLEHQSNLKMCCELAFCKIINSYCVFPRELKEVFAAWKQQCASRGKQDISKRLISASLFLRFLCPAIMSPSLFNLMQEYPDDRTSRTLTLIAKVIQNLANFTKFGNKEEYMAFMNDFLEHEWAGMKRFLLEISNPDTISNTPVFEGYIDLGRELSVLHSLLWEVVSQLDKATVAKLGPLPRILGDIARLLSSPTPLLQQLHRFQEHSSSQNISASISSSLQRIFEEPASSETRIKPPAQEYTDNYCRAKRPLLVQQSSTQSMSFSEREERENSLHNGRSISLMDLQDSHLVQDERVTRHEVHSRLGRMGSQLSVGDLPLPHAPLQSFNSKPPVRENLPQSAPQVRRPLHPAVSQHGGLQPLSFQNPVYHLINPPPRLTPSLQLASSSENLSTESSPSHSHVEELCQGERVNKASGPSNSSVEERGGRTAQSEEGPAPCHNTQPQPASTPQPSAPDTSPIVRGMQTPRSLPHSTSFQSNSSNNEAAQQDGFSRQQSSSSRGSPMPEVKGVLKQQIALKVQSPVESVTMSPVERTAAWVLNNGQYEDEEEEEQSQDCNKYVEKYELEIAKLKDRLRASSRRLGEYERRLLAQEQQMQKLLQEYKMRLEDSEERLRRQQEEKDAQMKSIICRLMAVEEELKRDHAEMQAVIDAKQKIIDAQEKRISSLDAANCRLMSALTQVKERYSLHNLRNGISPTSPTKLSITENGEFKNSSC